A genomic window from Clostridia bacterium includes:
- a CDS encoding SGNH/GDSL hydrolase family protein — protein MKRSLSIIILAALLLSLTQLCGCSWLEGIFYPESERLDFGSNEKEETPDTKYEPLYDNDGNKISDAPLTNIELRARSFSAATQLTPERIEGGTLYAGNLIRLARVLKRCEAAFIKEETPPYFSSEDSAPKQTPPDPTVDRSPVTVGFCGSGAMAGAGVEYMKDAYPFAIRRWFADTYGSDNFNFLFKAVSESDSRYGAHDVGRNLINEGADIVFIDYSVADMKNPEAKETFEVIVRRLLTAEKPIAVVILCTMDASGKSDYANELEIARAYGCPVISLRHAVAQELAAGKFFFSSLTDDGFNLGLNGHAFFGELVANFLENVRRQLGEINTDADIPVPAVGLTPCRYMNGWLFTNYKRPVSFGSFVRYGLRYDIFDRAGWECAAPGGAPLVYQVDAQYITLMYWKVVNRTGGRLEVYVDGAHAATLECDFIDGGEDCAGYATVYAGSEYATHTVEIYMSAEKNKGSTGERVCLLAIMTA, from the coding sequence GTGAAACGATCCCTTTCAATAATAATTCTTGCGGCGCTGCTCCTGTCTCTGACTCAGCTCTGCGGCTGCAGCTGGCTCGAAGGAATATTCTATCCGGAATCCGAACGGCTCGACTTCGGTTCCAACGAGAAGGAGGAAACGCCGGATACGAAATACGAGCCGCTTTATGATAACGACGGCAACAAGATCAGCGACGCGCCGCTGACGAATATCGAGCTGCGCGCGCGCTCATTCAGCGCGGCAACGCAGCTGACTCCCGAGCGCATTGAGGGCGGAACGCTCTACGCCGGCAACCTCATACGCCTTGCCCGCGTGCTCAAGCGCTGCGAGGCGGCCTTTATTAAAGAAGAGACGCCTCCCTACTTCTCGAGCGAAGACAGCGCGCCGAAGCAGACGCCGCCCGACCCGACGGTCGACCGTTCACCCGTTACGGTCGGCTTCTGCGGCAGCGGCGCGATGGCGGGCGCGGGCGTCGAATACATGAAGGACGCCTATCCCTTCGCGATACGGCGCTGGTTCGCCGACACCTACGGCAGCGATAATTTCAACTTCCTCTTCAAAGCCGTTTCGGAAAGTGATTCGCGCTACGGTGCGCACGACGTCGGCAGAAACCTCATAAACGAGGGTGCGGACATCGTCTTTATCGACTACTCGGTCGCGGATATGAAAAACCCCGAAGCGAAGGAGACCTTCGAGGTCATCGTCCGGCGTCTGCTGACTGCCGAAAAACCCATCGCCGTTGTAATACTCTGCACGATGGACGCCTCAGGCAAATCCGACTACGCGAACGAGCTCGAAATTGCCCGCGCGTACGGCTGTCCGGTCATCAGTCTGCGCCACGCGGTCGCGCAGGAACTCGCGGCGGGCAAGTTCTTCTTCTCATCGCTGACCGACGACGGCTTCAATCTCGGGCTTAACGGCCACGCCTTCTTCGGCGAGCTGGTCGCGAACTTCCTCGAAAACGTCCGCCGGCAGCTCGGCGAAATAAACACGGACGCGGATATCCCCGTCCCCGCCGTCGGACTCACCCCCTGCCGCTATATGAACGGCTGGCTCTTCACGAACTACAAGCGCCCGGTAAGCTTCGGCAGCTTCGTCCGCTACGGCCTGCGCTACGATATCTTCGACCGCGCCGGCTGGGAGTGCGCTGCGCCCGGCGGCGCTCCGCTGGTCTATCAGGTGGACGCGCAGTATATCACGCTGATGTACTGGAAGGTCGTCAACCGCACGGGCGGACGCCTCGAGGTCTACGTCGACGGCGCGCACGCCGCGACGCTCGAATGCGACTTCATCGACGGCGGCGAGGACTGCGCCGGCTACGCCACCGTCTACGCCGGCAGCGAATACGCGACGCACACCGTCGAGATCTATATGTCCGCGGAGAAGAACAAGGGCTCCACCGGCGAGCGCGTCTGCCTGCTCGCGATAATGACGGCGTAA
- a CDS encoding sugar phosphate isomerase/epimerase, with protein sequence MYLGIIGWFDENSFRNAAEKGISALEFDINDNYRVPEFTAAVPQINEWIKKYGVSVAAVGQWGTERLLPDRTLNEAQIEIEKELMRSAAAVGCGVYITGCNRGQTLWDDDADFAAAAKYMRRLVEYGNEIGVKVCLYNCDWNNFLDNAGAWNRIIPMVPGLGIKFDPSHAVVHGRDWREEMRKWAKHFYHVHVKGTLYLGDNCWDFPPAGLDDFDWHSFMGYLYAAGYDGCVSLEPHSAVWQGELGEKGIQYTVDYLKPMLL encoded by the coding sequence CGCTGCGGAAAAGGGCATCTCCGCCCTTGAGTTCGATATCAACGACAACTACAGAGTTCCCGAATTCACCGCCGCCGTTCCGCAGATAAACGAGTGGATAAAGAAGTACGGCGTTTCAGTCGCCGCCGTCGGTCAGTGGGGGACCGAGCGTCTCCTGCCCGACAGGACGCTGAACGAGGCGCAGATCGAGATCGAGAAGGAGCTTATGCGCTCCGCCGCCGCCGTCGGCTGCGGCGTTTACATCACCGGCTGCAACCGCGGACAGACTCTCTGGGACGACGACGCCGACTTCGCCGCCGCGGCGAAGTATATGCGCCGCCTTGTCGAATACGGCAACGAGATCGGCGTAAAGGTCTGCCTCTACAACTGCGACTGGAACAACTTCCTCGACAACGCCGGCGCGTGGAATCGCATAATCCCGATGGTCCCCGGCCTCGGCATCAAGTTCGACCCGTCGCACGCCGTCGTTCACGGCAGGGACTGGCGCGAGGAGATGCGCAAGTGGGCGAAGCATTTCTACCACGTTCACGTTAAGGGAACGCTCTATCTCGGCGATAACTGCTGGGACTTCCCTCCCGCGGGACTCGACGATTTCGACTGGCATTCCTTCATGGGCTATCTTTACGCCGCCGGCTACGACGGCTGCGTTTCGCTGGAGCCGCACTCAGCCGTCTGGCAGGGAGAGCTCGGCGAGAAGGGGATCCAGTACACCGTCGACTATCTCAAGCCCATGCTTCTGTAA